The proteins below are encoded in one region of Salmo salar chromosome ssa02, Ssal_v3.1, whole genome shotgun sequence:
- the LOC106592455 gene encoding serine/threonine-protein kinase PLK1: protein MSAPVAKATNPSTNVDPKSAPLKEIPDILIDPRTFKKYTRGRFLGKGGFAKCYEITDMETKEVFAGKVVPKSMILKPHQREKMSSEIAIHKSLDNPHIVGFHGFFEDDDFVFVVLEICRRRSLLELHKRRKAVTEPEARYYMMQLVKGCQYLHNNRVIHRDLKLGNIFLSDDMDVKIGDFGLATKIEFEGERKKTLCGTPNYIAPEVLCKKGHSFEVDVWSLGCILYTLLVGKPPFETTCLKETYNRIKKNNYTIPWQINPVAASLIKRMLHADPSQRPTVSQLQTDEFFTEGYIPLRLPTTCLTVPPRFSIAPSSLEPGQRRPLTALNNKGTEKVEQKDEALLREIPEATDCHLNDLLQQLDACNAAKPSERGLITMEEAEDPACVPIFWISKWVDYSDKYGLGYQLCDNSVGVLFNDCTRMIMYADGDSLQYIDKMAAESYLSVRSYPATLSKKITLLKYFRNYMSEHLLKAGANITPRDGDELARLPYLGHWFRTKSAIVLHLTNGTVQINFFQDHTKLILCPLMGAVSFIDEKRDFRTYKTSLIQEFGCCKELASRMRYARLMVAKLLSCKSSTPR from the exons atgaGTGCTCCTGTAGCCAAGGCGACGAACCCGTCGACAAACGTCGACCCCAAATCGGCTCCTCTGAAAGAAATCCCGGATATTCTTATAGATCCTCGTACGTTCAAAAAATACACCCGGGGAAGATTTCTCGGTAAAGGTGGTTTTGCTAAATGCTACGAAATCACAGATATGGAAACGAAGGAAGTTTTCGCCGGTAAAGTCGTCCCTAAATCTATGATTCTCAAGCCACATCAGAGGGAAAAAATGAGCTCTGAAATCGCCATTCACAAGAGTCTCGACAATCCTCACATTGTTGGATTTCACGGATTTTTCGAGGATGATGATTTTGTTTTTGTCGTTTTGGAAATTTGCAGACGAAGG tCTCTGTTGGAGCTGCATAAGCGTCGTAAGGCGGTAACGGAGCCCGAGGCCCGTTATTATATGATGCAGCTGGTAAAAGGCTGTCAGTACCTCCACAACAACAGAGTGATACACAGAGACCTGAAACTGGGGAACATTTTCCTCAGCGACGACATGGACGTTAAGATTG GTGACTTTGGCCTCGCCACGAAGATAGAATTCGAAGGGGAACGTAAGAAGACGTTATGCGGGACGCCGAACTACATCGCCCCGGAGGTCCTCTGTAAGAAAGGACACAGTTTCGAGGTTGACGTCTGGTCTCTGGGCTGCATCCT GTACACGCTGCTGGTGGGTAAACCTCCGTTTGAGACGACTTGTCTGAAGGAAACCTACAACCGAATCAAGAAGAACAATTACACTATTCCCTGG caaaTCAACCCCGTGGCGGCGTCTCTGATCAAGCGAATGCTCCACGCCGACCCGTCCCAGCGTCCCACCGTCTCCCAGCTGCAGACGGACGAGTTCTTCACCGAGGGTTACATCCCTTTACGTCTCCCCACCACCTGCCTCACCGTCCCGCCGCGCTTCTCCATCGCTCCCTCGTCTCTGGAGCCTGGCCAGAGGCGCCCGCTCACCGCTCTCAACAACAAAG GGACGGAGAAGGTGGAGCAGAAAGACGAGGCGCTGCTCAGGGAGATTCCAGAGGCGACCGACTGTCACCTGAACGACCTGCTGCAGCAACTGGACGCCTGCAACGCTGCCAAGCCGTCGGAGAGAGGACTCATTACCATGG AGGAGGCCGAGGACCCAGCCTGTGTCCCCATCTTCTGGATCAGCAAGTGGGTCGACTACAGCGACAAATACGGACTGG gttaTCAGCTGTGTGATAACAGCGTGGGCGTGTTGTTTAACGACTGTACCAGAATGATCATGTACGCGGACGGAGACAGTCTTCAGTACATCGACAAGATGGCCGCCGAGAGCTACCTCAGCGTCCGCTCCTACCCAGCTACGCTATCCAAGAAG ATCACGTTGTTGAAGTATTTCCGTAACTACATGTCGGAGCACCTTCTGAAGGCGGGCGCCAACATCACGCCGCGGGACGGGGACGAACTCGCCCGTCTGCCCTACCTCGGACACTGGTTCAGAACCAAGTCGGCCATCGTCCTCCACCTCACCAACGGCACGGTGCAGATCAACTTCTTCCAG GACCACACCAAGTTGATCCTGTGTCCCCTGATGGGCGCCGTGTCCTTCATCGACGAGAAGAGAGACTTCAGGACGTACAAGACGTCTCTGATCCAGGAGTTTGGCTGCTGTAAAGAGCTGGCCAGCAGGATGAGATACGCCAGACTGATGGTGGCCAAGCTACTGTCCTGCAAGTCCTCCACTCCTCGCTAA